AACAGTAGCAGACCAGCAGAGCATAGCGTTCCCTAATGGTACTTTTATTTCAACTTACTGTGTTGTTACATCAACTTATTGGGCAATTCAATTCAACTTGTATTGAATCTGAACTGCTCTTTGGTTCAATACTTGTAGGCAGTTTTGTTACTATTCCTTTCTCTGCTAATGATGTTGTAATATGCTAATTAAAATGCTAACGATGTGGTAATGAAATGCCTTGTTCCTCATCCTTGTTAAGGCTGTTGTGCTCCTCCTCATCGGCAACCCCAACAACCCATCCAAACTGAAAGGTGACATCCAGGAAATAGAGCATGATGACCAAAACAAAGCAGGACACGAACATGGGAATGGGCCCAAAGATCCACAGAAACAGAGGGAAAGAGAAGTAGAAGGCACGGAGGCCCAAGGACCAGAAATAGCTGCCTCTGTTGACAGTGTTGGCGACATACTCTGCTGTGAGATAATGATGCTTGTGATGCGGTGACATCTTTTTGAAGGGGGCGTTGATGAGAATGCTCGCGTGGCTGTAGTATCTTATGGACTGCACATTGAACAGGAAAGCCACCAAGAAACAGACCAATATGGCAAAGAACTTGATGGAAAACGCGAGCTCGCTTCTGTTTCCGAAGACGAAAAACGCCTTTCGATCCTTGCTGCCACCTGTCATCAACACGGCAATGAGAGAACTGAGCATAATGGCCGTCGAGGCCAAAAGGGTCGATGCCATTATGTTGTTTCGCAGTGTCTGCACCGCAAGAACACCATTCTTTGGCGCATCCTGTATTTCATGCATGCCCAGAAGCAAATTGGTCAATAAGGAATTAGTCTTtatatcaatcaatcaatcattcATGTTggttcttttaaaatttcaaagataAATGATAGGTAAATAAGAGGCATCATTTTGAATCATCAAGAGGGATCGATCGATAGATCATTCAACATACAATAATATATGAACAGGAAGgaaaacacatatatataataaaagaagTGAAGTGATGGTGTgtgttgggttgggttgggttgggttttaCCTCCATCATAGCGTAGACCCAGAAGCGGCGGTTGATGGAATTGATGCCGATGATGGTATTATTTGGTTGCATTATAATTCGATAGAGAAGCCAAAGGTGGTATGCCACCATAACTAGGAGGCctgccggtaccaaaatgtaATCAAGAACTCTTTCCTGCatttttaataatcaaaagaaacagaaaaaagaaagccctctttt
Above is a window of Prunus persica cultivar Lovell chromosome G2, Prunus_persica_NCBIv2, whole genome shotgun sequence DNA encoding:
- the LOC18787151 gene encoding uncharacterized protein LOC18787151 yields the protein MQERVLDYILVPAGLLVMVAYHLWLLYRIIMQPNNTIIGINSINRRFWVYAMMEDAPKNGVLAVQTLRNNIMASTLLASTAIMLSSLIAVLMTGGSKDRKAFFVFGNRSELAFSIKFFAILVCFLVAFLFNVQSIRYYSHASILINAPFKKMSPHHKHHYLTAEYVANTVNRGSYFWSLGLRAFYFSFPLFLWIFGPIPMFVSCFVLVIMLYFLDVTFQFGWVVGVADEEEHNSLNKDEEQGISLPHR